From Glycine max cultivar Williams 82 chromosome 11, Glycine_max_v4.0, whole genome shotgun sequence, the proteins below share one genomic window:
- the LOC100782049 gene encoding uncharacterized protein isoform X1, protein MFIKKLVEKASIKMPLGNSLDGLKGSDVDPRLVFHQGVPSGGAKFAYDNIQKILALSTKDGRIKLFGEDNAQVLLESKEPVPSKFLLFIQNQGILINVTFNNHIEVWDIDKKLLSDVYIVKEEITCFSVIKHSLFMYIGFSNGNISVLMLDQEPWHVVRMKYTIPLSASYGNSTEESDDTVVTHVLPQPAAESQRVLIIFRNGQIILWDIREIRSIFRTGGKILQTRYNETRKVSSACWVCPFGSKVVVGYNNGELFIWSIPSLNTGNSLATDYNSQNTPMFKFNLGYKSDKTSIGSVKWIYAEGKASRLYVMGGSDYAPSNLLQVVLLNEHTESRTIKMGLHLPEGCIDMEIISTSSKHRQNYFILLGKSGHVYLYDDNLIERYLLQSQSKSSPSLPKEVVVKLPLADSNITTAKFISNNSNFFSSEDEYYNQLVKNYPPLVPIETNLKDGINFSSSNFTGFSNIRNMYITGHSNGAINFWDATCPFFTPILQLKQQSENDFSLSGIPLTELYFDSNSPLLFSGDQSGMVRIYRFKPEPYASNSFMSLTGGTKKGTDHVIHSMKLIKTSGTVICMNIDHSSRHLAVGSDQGNVSVINIDGPSLLYRKHIASEISTGIISLQFKTCSLHGFEKNILAVGTKDSSVLTLDGETGNTLSIGTIHPKKPSKAIFMQVLDFILCYTDGQGEQTAGSVTKDGLELKEGIHIEDATAKQLYILLCSEKALYVYSFAHAVQGVKKVLYKKKFHSSSCCWASTINSLSDIRLILLFASGKVELRSFPELTLIVETSVRGFTYSPPKLKSFSDSQICCSSKGDLVLVNGDQEIFVVSLLAQRNIFRLLDSVSCIYRKERMPSQEELVPGPVIHKEKKRGIFSSVIKDFTSSKEKHAPLLEKKDPKESIRELSAIFSNANFACNDNVDKPTMDENQLELNIDDIDLEDHVEKRKEQSILGALNKKKLAGTFQSLKGRLKEMKGNNQKTSVKEGQQDQKDGALDQIKKKYGFSSSSNESAVANRAQVKLHENIRKLQQGTNLRATEMQDIAKSFSSLAKQVLRTTEQDRRS, encoded by the exons atgttcataaagaagcTCGTGGAGAAAGCATCCATAAAGATG CCTCTTGGAAATTCATTGGATGGGTTAAAAGGTAGTGATGTAGATCCACGTTTGGTATTTCATCAAGGGGTACCATCTGGTGGTGCCAAGTTTGCCTATGACAATATTCAGAAGATACTGGCCCTATCTACCAA ggatGGACGGATTAAACTATTTGGAGAGGATAATGCCCAAGTCCTACTTGAATCTAAAGAGCCTGTGCCTAGCAAGTTTTTACtg tTCATTCAGAACCAAGGCATCCTTATAAATGTCACTTTCAATAACCATATTGAG GTTTGGGACATAGACAAGAAACTGTTGTCTGATGTGTACATTGTTAAGGAAGAAATCACTTGTTTCTCAGTCATTAAACATAGCCTCTTTAT GTATATTGGATTTTCTAATGGCAATATTTCAGTTTTGATGCTTGATCAAGAACCATGGCATGTGGTACGTATGAAATACACCATACCCCTTTCAGCTTCTTATG GAAATTCAACTGAAGAATCTGACGATACAGTGGTGACACACGTACTGCCTCAACCAGCAGCCGAGAGTCAGAG AGTTCTCATAATCTTTAGAAATGGCCAAATAATATTATGGGATATTCGAGAAATCAGATCAATTTTCAGAACTGGTGGGAAAATATTGCAGACAAGATATAATGAAACAAGGAAGGTGTCTTCTGCTTGTTGGGTGTGTCCTTTTGGAAGTAAGGTGGTTGTAGGGTACAACAATGGAGAGCTCTTCATTTGGAGCATCCCTTCTCTAAACACAGGAAATAGTTTAGCAACTGATTATAATAGTCAAAACACTCCTatgttcaaatttaatttaggaTATAAATCAGACAAAACTTCTATAGGATCAGTAAAATGGATTTATGCTGAAGGAAAGGCTAGTCGACTATATGTTATGGGAGGTTCTGATTATGCCCCTTCAAACTTGTTGCAG GTAGTGTTGTTGAATGAGCATACAGAATCTCGCACAATTAAGATGGGGCTTCATTTGCCAGAAGGTTGTATTGACATGGAGATCATATCAACCTCAAGCAAGCATAgacaaaattatttcattttgcttGGGAAATCAGGCCACGTATATCTATATGATGATAATTTGATTGAAAGGTATCTACTGCAAAGCCAGTCTAAGTCCAGTCCTTCACTGCCAAAGGAAGTGGTTGTGAAGTTACCACTGGCAGATTCAAACATCACAACAGCAAAATTCATCTCCAAcaattccaatttttttagttctgAAGATGAG TATTACAATCAGCTGGTAAAGAATTATCCACCACTTGTTCCCATTGAAACAAATCTCAAAGATGGGATTAACTTCAGTTCTTCCAATTTCACTGGATTTTCAAACATTAGAAACATGTACATAACTGGACACAGCAATGGAGCCATAAATTTTTGGGATGCAACATGTCCCTTTTTCACCCCAATTTTGCAATTAAAGCAACAG agtgaaaatgatttttctttaagtGGTATACCCTTGACGGAATTATATTTTGATAGCAACTCTCCACTCCTTTTTTCTGGTGACCAAAGTGGAATG GTTCGTATCTATAGATTCAAACCTGAACCATATGCCTCGAATAGCTTCATGTCCCTTACAG GAGGTACAAAGAAAGGGACCGATCACGTAATCCACAGTATGAAACTTATAAAGACTAGTGGTACTGTAATTTGTATGAACATAGATCACAGCTCAAGGCATCTTGCTGTTGGTTCTGACCAAGGAAAT GTTTCAGTTATCAACATAGATGGACCATCTTTGTTATATCGGAAACATATTGCAAGTGAAATTTCCACCGGTATCATCTCCCTGCAGTTCAAAACCTGCAGTTTGCATGGTTTTgagaaaaacattttagcaGTTGGAACAAAGGACTCGTCTGTTCTAACACTAGATGGTGAAACTGGAAACACATTGAGCATTGGAACTATTCATCCTAAGAAGCCCTCTAAAGCTATATTTATGCAGGTGTTGG ACTTTATATTATGTTATACAGATGGACAAGGAGAACAAACCGCAGGATCAGTTACAAAAGATGGCTTAGAGTTGAAAGAAGGGATTCATATTGAAGATGCAACAGCAAAGCAGTTGTACATTCTGCTGTGTTCTGAGAAGGCTTTGTATGTCTATTCTTTTGCACATGCTGTACAG GGTGTTAAAAAGGTGCTTTACAAAAAGAAGTTTCATTCCTCTTCCTGTTGCTGGGCATCAACAATTAACAGCCTCTCTGATATTCGTCTTATACTCCTTTTCGCCAGTGGAAAAGTAGAATTAAG GTCTTTCCCAGAGTTAACTCTAATAGTGGAGACTTCAGTTAGAGGTTTCACTTATTCACCTCCAAAATTGAAGTCATTTTCTGATAGCCAGATATGTTGTTCATCCAAAGGAGATCTTGTTTTG GTGAATGGTGACCAGGAAATTTTTGTGGTCTCATTGTTGGCCCAGAGGAATATTTTCAG GCTTTTGGACTCTGTTAGCTGCATCTACAGGAAGGAAAGGATGCCATCACAAGAAGAGCTTGTTCCTGGCCCTGTCATCcataaggaaaagaaaagg GGTATATTCAGCTCTGTTATCAAAGATTTTACTAGCAGTAAAGAAAAGCATGCACCCCTCTTGGAAAAGAAAGATCCCAAAGAAAGTATACGGGAACTCTCAGCAATATTCTCAAATGCAAACTTTGCATGTAATGATAATGTTGATAAGCCAACAATGGATGAAAATCAGCTTGAATTAAACATAG ATGATATTGACCTAGAGGATCATGTAGAAAAACGCAAAGAACAAAGCATATTGGGAGCTCTTAATAAGAAGAAATTGGCTGGCACATTTCAATCTCTGAAAG GaagattgaaagagatgaaggGAAACAACCAAAAAACATCAGTTAAGGAAGGGCAACAGGATCAAAAAGATGGTGCGCTTGATCAAATTAAGAAGAAATATGggttttcttcttcctccaat GAATCAGCCGTGGCAAATCGGGCACAAGTCAAACTGCATGAAAACATAAGGAAATTGCAG CAGGGTACCAACCTTCGTGCCACAGAGATGCAAGATATagcaaaatcattttcatcattGGCCAAACAAGTGCTGCGAACTACTGAGCAGGATAGACGAAGTTGA
- the LOC100782049 gene encoding uncharacterized protein isoform X2, whose product MFIKKLVEKASIKMPLGNSLDGLKGSDVDPRLVFHQGVPSGGAKFAYDNIQKILALSTKDGRIKLFGEDNAQVLLESKEPVPSKFLLFIQNQGILINVTFNNHIEVWDIDKKLLSDVYIVKEEITCFSVIKHSLFMYIGFSNGNISVLMLDQEPWHVVRMKYTIPLSASYGNSTEESDDTVVTHVLPQPAAESQRVLIIFRNGQIILWDIREIRSIFRTGGKILQTRYNETRKVSSACWVCPFGSKVVVGYNNGELFIWSIPSLNTGNSLATDYNSQNTPMFKFNLGYKSDKTSIGSVKWIYAEGKASRLYVMGGSDYAPSNLLQVVLLNEHTESRTIKMGLHLPEGCIDMEIISTSSKHRQNYFILLGKSGHVYLYDDNLIERYLLQSQSKSSPSLPKEVVVKLPLADSNITTAKFISNNSNFFSSEDEYYNQLVKNYPPLVPIETNLKDGINFSSSNFTGFSNIRNMYITGHSNGAINFWDATCPFFTPILQLKQQSENDFSLSGIPLTELYFDSNSPLLFSGDQSGMVRIYRFKPEPYASNSFMSLTGGTKKGTDHVIHSMKLIKTSGTVICMNIDHSSRHLAVGSDQGNVSVINIDGPSLLYRKHIASEISTGIISLQFKTCSLHGFEKNILAVGTKDSSVLTLDGETGNTLSIGTIHPKKPSKAIFMQVLDFILCYTDGQGEQTAGSVTKDGLELKEGIHIEDATAKQLYILLCSEKALYVYSFAHAVQGVKKVLYKKKFHSSSCCWASTINSLSDIRLILLFASGKVELRSFPELTLIVETSVRGFTYSPPKLKSFSDSQICCSSKGDLVLVNGDQEIFVVSLLAQRNIFRLLDSVSCIYRKERMPSQEELVPGPVIHKEKKRGIFSSVIKDFTSSKEKHAPLLEKKDPKESIRELSAIFSNANFACNDNVDKPTMDENQLELNIDDIDLEDHVEKRKEQSILGALNKKKLAGTFQSLKGRLKEMKGNNQKTSVKEGQQDQKDGALDQIKKKYGFSSSSNESAVANRAQVKLHENIRKLQGTNLRATEMQDIAKSFSSLAKQVLRTTEQDRRS is encoded by the exons atgttcataaagaagcTCGTGGAGAAAGCATCCATAAAGATG CCTCTTGGAAATTCATTGGATGGGTTAAAAGGTAGTGATGTAGATCCACGTTTGGTATTTCATCAAGGGGTACCATCTGGTGGTGCCAAGTTTGCCTATGACAATATTCAGAAGATACTGGCCCTATCTACCAA ggatGGACGGATTAAACTATTTGGAGAGGATAATGCCCAAGTCCTACTTGAATCTAAAGAGCCTGTGCCTAGCAAGTTTTTACtg tTCATTCAGAACCAAGGCATCCTTATAAATGTCACTTTCAATAACCATATTGAG GTTTGGGACATAGACAAGAAACTGTTGTCTGATGTGTACATTGTTAAGGAAGAAATCACTTGTTTCTCAGTCATTAAACATAGCCTCTTTAT GTATATTGGATTTTCTAATGGCAATATTTCAGTTTTGATGCTTGATCAAGAACCATGGCATGTGGTACGTATGAAATACACCATACCCCTTTCAGCTTCTTATG GAAATTCAACTGAAGAATCTGACGATACAGTGGTGACACACGTACTGCCTCAACCAGCAGCCGAGAGTCAGAG AGTTCTCATAATCTTTAGAAATGGCCAAATAATATTATGGGATATTCGAGAAATCAGATCAATTTTCAGAACTGGTGGGAAAATATTGCAGACAAGATATAATGAAACAAGGAAGGTGTCTTCTGCTTGTTGGGTGTGTCCTTTTGGAAGTAAGGTGGTTGTAGGGTACAACAATGGAGAGCTCTTCATTTGGAGCATCCCTTCTCTAAACACAGGAAATAGTTTAGCAACTGATTATAATAGTCAAAACACTCCTatgttcaaatttaatttaggaTATAAATCAGACAAAACTTCTATAGGATCAGTAAAATGGATTTATGCTGAAGGAAAGGCTAGTCGACTATATGTTATGGGAGGTTCTGATTATGCCCCTTCAAACTTGTTGCAG GTAGTGTTGTTGAATGAGCATACAGAATCTCGCACAATTAAGATGGGGCTTCATTTGCCAGAAGGTTGTATTGACATGGAGATCATATCAACCTCAAGCAAGCATAgacaaaattatttcattttgcttGGGAAATCAGGCCACGTATATCTATATGATGATAATTTGATTGAAAGGTATCTACTGCAAAGCCAGTCTAAGTCCAGTCCTTCACTGCCAAAGGAAGTGGTTGTGAAGTTACCACTGGCAGATTCAAACATCACAACAGCAAAATTCATCTCCAAcaattccaatttttttagttctgAAGATGAG TATTACAATCAGCTGGTAAAGAATTATCCACCACTTGTTCCCATTGAAACAAATCTCAAAGATGGGATTAACTTCAGTTCTTCCAATTTCACTGGATTTTCAAACATTAGAAACATGTACATAACTGGACACAGCAATGGAGCCATAAATTTTTGGGATGCAACATGTCCCTTTTTCACCCCAATTTTGCAATTAAAGCAACAG agtgaaaatgatttttctttaagtGGTATACCCTTGACGGAATTATATTTTGATAGCAACTCTCCACTCCTTTTTTCTGGTGACCAAAGTGGAATG GTTCGTATCTATAGATTCAAACCTGAACCATATGCCTCGAATAGCTTCATGTCCCTTACAG GAGGTACAAAGAAAGGGACCGATCACGTAATCCACAGTATGAAACTTATAAAGACTAGTGGTACTGTAATTTGTATGAACATAGATCACAGCTCAAGGCATCTTGCTGTTGGTTCTGACCAAGGAAAT GTTTCAGTTATCAACATAGATGGACCATCTTTGTTATATCGGAAACATATTGCAAGTGAAATTTCCACCGGTATCATCTCCCTGCAGTTCAAAACCTGCAGTTTGCATGGTTTTgagaaaaacattttagcaGTTGGAACAAAGGACTCGTCTGTTCTAACACTAGATGGTGAAACTGGAAACACATTGAGCATTGGAACTATTCATCCTAAGAAGCCCTCTAAAGCTATATTTATGCAGGTGTTGG ACTTTATATTATGTTATACAGATGGACAAGGAGAACAAACCGCAGGATCAGTTACAAAAGATGGCTTAGAGTTGAAAGAAGGGATTCATATTGAAGATGCAACAGCAAAGCAGTTGTACATTCTGCTGTGTTCTGAGAAGGCTTTGTATGTCTATTCTTTTGCACATGCTGTACAG GGTGTTAAAAAGGTGCTTTACAAAAAGAAGTTTCATTCCTCTTCCTGTTGCTGGGCATCAACAATTAACAGCCTCTCTGATATTCGTCTTATACTCCTTTTCGCCAGTGGAAAAGTAGAATTAAG GTCTTTCCCAGAGTTAACTCTAATAGTGGAGACTTCAGTTAGAGGTTTCACTTATTCACCTCCAAAATTGAAGTCATTTTCTGATAGCCAGATATGTTGTTCATCCAAAGGAGATCTTGTTTTG GTGAATGGTGACCAGGAAATTTTTGTGGTCTCATTGTTGGCCCAGAGGAATATTTTCAG GCTTTTGGACTCTGTTAGCTGCATCTACAGGAAGGAAAGGATGCCATCACAAGAAGAGCTTGTTCCTGGCCCTGTCATCcataaggaaaagaaaagg GGTATATTCAGCTCTGTTATCAAAGATTTTACTAGCAGTAAAGAAAAGCATGCACCCCTCTTGGAAAAGAAAGATCCCAAAGAAAGTATACGGGAACTCTCAGCAATATTCTCAAATGCAAACTTTGCATGTAATGATAATGTTGATAAGCCAACAATGGATGAAAATCAGCTTGAATTAAACATAG ATGATATTGACCTAGAGGATCATGTAGAAAAACGCAAAGAACAAAGCATATTGGGAGCTCTTAATAAGAAGAAATTGGCTGGCACATTTCAATCTCTGAAAG GaagattgaaagagatgaaggGAAACAACCAAAAAACATCAGTTAAGGAAGGGCAACAGGATCAAAAAGATGGTGCGCTTGATCAAATTAAGAAGAAATATGggttttcttcttcctccaat GAATCAGCCGTGGCAAATCGGGCACAAGTCAAACTGCATGAAAACATAAGGAAATTGCAG GGTACCAACCTTCGTGCCACAGAGATGCAAGATATagcaaaatcattttcatcattGGCCAAACAAGTGCTGCGAACTACTGAGCAGGATAGACGAAGTTGA
- the LOC100782049 gene encoding uncharacterized protein isoform X5: MACGNSTEESDDTVVTHVLPQPAAESQRVLIIFRNGQIILWDIREIRSIFRTGGKILQTRYNETRKVSSACWVCPFGSKVVVGYNNGELFIWSIPSLNTGNSLATDYNSQNTPMFKFNLGYKSDKTSIGSVKWIYAEGKASRLYVMGGSDYAPSNLLQVVLLNEHTESRTIKMGLHLPEGCIDMEIISTSSKHRQNYFILLGKSGHVYLYDDNLIERYLLQSQSKSSPSLPKEVVVKLPLADSNITTAKFISNNSNFFSSEDEYYNQLVKNYPPLVPIETNLKDGINFSSSNFTGFSNIRNMYITGHSNGAINFWDATCPFFTPILQLKQQSENDFSLSGIPLTELYFDSNSPLLFSGDQSGMVRIYRFKPEPYASNSFMSLTGGTKKGTDHVIHSMKLIKTSGTVICMNIDHSSRHLAVGSDQGNVSVINIDGPSLLYRKHIASEISTGIISLQFKTCSLHGFEKNILAVGTKDSSVLTLDGETGNTLSIGTIHPKKPSKAIFMQVLDFILCYTDGQGEQTAGSVTKDGLELKEGIHIEDATAKQLYILLCSEKALYVYSFAHAVQGVKKVLYKKKFHSSSCCWASTINSLSDIRLILLFASGKVELRSFPELTLIVETSVRGFTYSPPKLKSFSDSQICCSSKGDLVLVNGDQEIFVVSLLAQRNIFRLLDSVSCIYRKERMPSQEELVPGPVIHKEKKRGIFSSVIKDFTSSKEKHAPLLEKKDPKESIRELSAIFSNANFACNDNVDKPTMDENQLELNIDDIDLEDHVEKRKEQSILGALNKKKLAGTFQSLKGRLKEMKGNNQKTSVKEGQQDQKDGALDQIKKKYGFSSSSNESAVANRAQVKLHENIRKLQQGTNLRATEMQDIAKSFSSLAKQVLRTTEQDRRS; this comes from the exons ATGGCATGTG GAAATTCAACTGAAGAATCTGACGATACAGTGGTGACACACGTACTGCCTCAACCAGCAGCCGAGAGTCAGAG AGTTCTCATAATCTTTAGAAATGGCCAAATAATATTATGGGATATTCGAGAAATCAGATCAATTTTCAGAACTGGTGGGAAAATATTGCAGACAAGATATAATGAAACAAGGAAGGTGTCTTCTGCTTGTTGGGTGTGTCCTTTTGGAAGTAAGGTGGTTGTAGGGTACAACAATGGAGAGCTCTTCATTTGGAGCATCCCTTCTCTAAACACAGGAAATAGTTTAGCAACTGATTATAATAGTCAAAACACTCCTatgttcaaatttaatttaggaTATAAATCAGACAAAACTTCTATAGGATCAGTAAAATGGATTTATGCTGAAGGAAAGGCTAGTCGACTATATGTTATGGGAGGTTCTGATTATGCCCCTTCAAACTTGTTGCAG GTAGTGTTGTTGAATGAGCATACAGAATCTCGCACAATTAAGATGGGGCTTCATTTGCCAGAAGGTTGTATTGACATGGAGATCATATCAACCTCAAGCAAGCATAgacaaaattatttcattttgcttGGGAAATCAGGCCACGTATATCTATATGATGATAATTTGATTGAAAGGTATCTACTGCAAAGCCAGTCTAAGTCCAGTCCTTCACTGCCAAAGGAAGTGGTTGTGAAGTTACCACTGGCAGATTCAAACATCACAACAGCAAAATTCATCTCCAAcaattccaatttttttagttctgAAGATGAG TATTACAATCAGCTGGTAAAGAATTATCCACCACTTGTTCCCATTGAAACAAATCTCAAAGATGGGATTAACTTCAGTTCTTCCAATTTCACTGGATTTTCAAACATTAGAAACATGTACATAACTGGACACAGCAATGGAGCCATAAATTTTTGGGATGCAACATGTCCCTTTTTCACCCCAATTTTGCAATTAAAGCAACAG agtgaaaatgatttttctttaagtGGTATACCCTTGACGGAATTATATTTTGATAGCAACTCTCCACTCCTTTTTTCTGGTGACCAAAGTGGAATG GTTCGTATCTATAGATTCAAACCTGAACCATATGCCTCGAATAGCTTCATGTCCCTTACAG GAGGTACAAAGAAAGGGACCGATCACGTAATCCACAGTATGAAACTTATAAAGACTAGTGGTACTGTAATTTGTATGAACATAGATCACAGCTCAAGGCATCTTGCTGTTGGTTCTGACCAAGGAAAT GTTTCAGTTATCAACATAGATGGACCATCTTTGTTATATCGGAAACATATTGCAAGTGAAATTTCCACCGGTATCATCTCCCTGCAGTTCAAAACCTGCAGTTTGCATGGTTTTgagaaaaacattttagcaGTTGGAACAAAGGACTCGTCTGTTCTAACACTAGATGGTGAAACTGGAAACACATTGAGCATTGGAACTATTCATCCTAAGAAGCCCTCTAAAGCTATATTTATGCAGGTGTTGG ACTTTATATTATGTTATACAGATGGACAAGGAGAACAAACCGCAGGATCAGTTACAAAAGATGGCTTAGAGTTGAAAGAAGGGATTCATATTGAAGATGCAACAGCAAAGCAGTTGTACATTCTGCTGTGTTCTGAGAAGGCTTTGTATGTCTATTCTTTTGCACATGCTGTACAG GGTGTTAAAAAGGTGCTTTACAAAAAGAAGTTTCATTCCTCTTCCTGTTGCTGGGCATCAACAATTAACAGCCTCTCTGATATTCGTCTTATACTCCTTTTCGCCAGTGGAAAAGTAGAATTAAG GTCTTTCCCAGAGTTAACTCTAATAGTGGAGACTTCAGTTAGAGGTTTCACTTATTCACCTCCAAAATTGAAGTCATTTTCTGATAGCCAGATATGTTGTTCATCCAAAGGAGATCTTGTTTTG GTGAATGGTGACCAGGAAATTTTTGTGGTCTCATTGTTGGCCCAGAGGAATATTTTCAG GCTTTTGGACTCTGTTAGCTGCATCTACAGGAAGGAAAGGATGCCATCACAAGAAGAGCTTGTTCCTGGCCCTGTCATCcataaggaaaagaaaagg GGTATATTCAGCTCTGTTATCAAAGATTTTACTAGCAGTAAAGAAAAGCATGCACCCCTCTTGGAAAAGAAAGATCCCAAAGAAAGTATACGGGAACTCTCAGCAATATTCTCAAATGCAAACTTTGCATGTAATGATAATGTTGATAAGCCAACAATGGATGAAAATCAGCTTGAATTAAACATAG ATGATATTGACCTAGAGGATCATGTAGAAAAACGCAAAGAACAAAGCATATTGGGAGCTCTTAATAAGAAGAAATTGGCTGGCACATTTCAATCTCTGAAAG GaagattgaaagagatgaaggGAAACAACCAAAAAACATCAGTTAAGGAAGGGCAACAGGATCAAAAAGATGGTGCGCTTGATCAAATTAAGAAGAAATATGggttttcttcttcctccaat GAATCAGCCGTGGCAAATCGGGCACAAGTCAAACTGCATGAAAACATAAGGAAATTGCAG CAGGGTACCAACCTTCGTGCCACAGAGATGCAAGATATagcaaaatcattttcatcattGGCCAAACAAGTGCTGCGAACTACTGAGCAGGATAGACGAAGTTGA